AATTCGTCAAAGTTAGAGTGATTCAAAACATGGCTAACATTTTCCTGCAGGCAAAGGAAGTCAGCGATAAGCGCCATCTTATTGCGCAACGGCTACGAATGCTGCGCCAGCGGCATCGTGAGCTCTCACTGCTTCAACGCGAGGGACGGGTATCTGAAGCAGACTTTGCTCTGATGAACGCGTCCTTGCAGAGCGCTATTTCGGACAGTCTGGAGCTGGAATCGGCATGGCGTCAATTAAGCGTGCGGCTGGGGCAGGTTATGGGCGTAAAGCAGCCCGTTGTTCCCGACGTATCGGATTTATCCGGCGCACAAACCCCGCTTATGCAAATGGAGCTTCTGCCAGACACCACCAACCTTGCGGAACGCATGCAAGGTCCGGAAATCAAAAAAGCAAAAGCGCAACTTATGCGCGCTTCGGCCATGAAGTCTCTGGCCAAACGCAGCTTTCTTCCGGAAATCAGCGGTTTTTATGTGTACAATTACAATTCCAGCGCCAACGAATGGGACCCGATAGGCGAGTGGGCGGTTGGCGTGACCATGCGCTTTCCTCTGTTTGACGGAGGGCGTCGCATTGCCAATGTGGGCGCTGCCAGCGCATCCGAAAAAGCGGCCGCAGCCAGTCTGGATAATACGGTGCTGGAACAAAAAGCCTCGCTGGAAATCGCCTTTATGCAATGGAAAACAGCGCGTCAACGACGTCAATTTTTAACTTTAGCCGTAGAAAGCAAACAAAAGTATGTGGAGGCAAACCGCAAACTTTATAAAGAAGGGCGTATTCCCTTAAGCGAACTGCTTACCCAGGAGACCGAATTGTTAGCCCTTCAAATTCAGGAAAAAGAACTGCGCTATGCTGAACAAAAAGCGCTCCTGGATTACCACGCTTTGCTCGGTAATCTCAACACAGAAAAAGTCAAGAAAATTTTACAATAAAGGAGTTCGCAATGAAAATGGTTAAAATAAAACTCTTTATCGTATTTATCCTTTCAACACTCATTTTTTTGCAGAGTTGTAATAATAAAAAGGATAAGGCGGCTGAGATCAAACCCGTGGCCGTGCGTGTGGTAAAGCCGCAAATAACCACGTTGCAGGAAAAAATATCCTACGTCGGCACAATTCAGGCCTATCGGGAAGTG
This sequence is a window from Caldithrix abyssi DSM 13497. Protein-coding genes within it:
- a CDS encoding TolC family protein, with the protein product MKHFKRAVWQLMMIILPGILGGSLLAQNNVRTMTLSQALDVALQKNPVLRASDWQKVAARKKVWEARSGFLPRINLVGTYTRYQEPMIITPIHKVGQFPPLDDKIFNSQFQVQLPIFNGGRTLAAHKAAKAGLAESGAQGEFVKVRVIQNMANIFLQAKEVSDKRHLIAQRLRMLRQRHRELSLLQREGRVSEADFALMNASLQSAISDSLELESAWRQLSVRLGQVMGVKQPVVPDVSDLSGAQTPLMQMELLPDTTNLAERMQGPEIKKAKAQLMRASAMKSLAKRSFLPEISGFYVYNYNSSANEWDPIGEWAVGVTMRFPLFDGGRRIANVGAASASEKAAAASLDNTVLEQKASLEIAFMQWKTARQRRQFLTLAVESKQKYVEANRKLYKEGRIPLSELLTQETELLALQIQEKELRYAEQKALLDYHALLGNLNTEKVKKILQ